The sequence GAGTATGTACGGACCAGATCCATCCAATACACATCCAATGAAGGGATTTCCTCAGGTTTGTTTTGTCAAAAATACTGTGACAAATCCAAACATCATAGTGGGTGATTTTACTTATTACGACGATCCAGAGGGCTCAGAAAACTTCGAGCGCAACGTTCTCTATCATTTCCCTTTTATTGGTGACAAGCTGATTATCGGTAAGTTTTGCGCCATAGCAAAAGGTGTCCAGTTCATTATGAACGGAGCAAACCATAAACTTTCTGGTTTCTCTACTTTCCCATTTTATATTTTCGGGAATGGATGGGAAAAGTCCATGCCCCAAGCCGGTGATTTACCCTACAAAGGCGATACTATGATCGGCAATGATGTGTGGATCGGGTATAAAGCGCTGATTATGCCAGGAGTAAAGATCGGCAACGGGGCGATAATCTCTTCACGTTCGGTGGTTACTTCTGATGTACCTGCATATGCGGTTGTAGGTGGTAATCCTGCCAAAGTGATTAAGAAACGTTTTGCTGATGAAACGATAGCAACGCTGGAAAAACTGGCGTGGTGGGATTGGCCCGTAGAAAAGATTACTCAAAACCTTACTGCAATAATGTCCAGTGATATCGAAGCATTACAGAACTAAAAGGTCCTGTTTTTTGGTCTTCACATTCGTGGTACTTATGATGTCTGCTTCTGGCACAAAACCGCCTGCAATAGTTGCATGCGGCAGTTGAACTCACAGCGAGAAGCGGACGTCAGTGACCGTAATGGCCTCTTCGGCAAGGCAGGATCCGATCTTATTACGTATCACCTCGATTCAGGCCAGCAGCCACTGCCAAAAGTAAGGCTGCAGTTGCTAACCCACAGGCCAGCCAGAGTGTATCTGTCAGGGCCAACATATCTACGATCTGACCCCCGCTCCATGATCCCAGCGCAATCCCTGTATTGAATACCCCGACATAAAGCGCAGCAGCGATCTCCACGGCACGGGGTGCGGCTTTCATCATCCAGGTCATCAGTCCGACAGAAAGCCCACCGTAAGCCAGCCCCCAGAATATGAGGACACCACCACCACCTGTGACCGATTGCCCGGTGGTAATGAACAGTAACGGCGTTAACACAAGACCTGTCGCAATCACAATCAGGGTGAATGTTGTATAGCGCGCTGCGGTGGTGCCCGCCAAAAAATTACCGGCGATGCCAGCAACACCGTAGGCGAACAAGATGGCACCTATCCACTGCGTATCAAATCCTGACACTGAGATCAGTAGTGGGCGCACAAAGGTAAAGGCCACGAAATGACTTGTTACGAGCAGCAACGTCAGGAATAAGCCCGCTTGTATTTTGCGGTTGCCAAGTTGGGCAATGAACTGGCTAATATTAGCCGAACCCGTAACGGGCAACGCCGGAATGACCACAAGGTGGAAGACAAGCACCAATGCGCTGAAAAGTGCCATGATTCCAAATGCCCAGCGCCAGCCGATGACATCGCCAATAAACGCACCCAGGGGCACGCCCAATACCGATGCAGCAGCAACACCACCGAAGATAATGGAGGTTGCCAGGCCAATAGCATTCTCCGGAACCAGACGTGAGGCAAGACCGCCCGCGATTGCCCATATTCCCCCCATGCAGAAGCCGACCAGAATCCGGGCTGCGAGCATTAAGATCAAATTGGGTGCTAGTGCAGAGGCAAGATTTGCCATCACCAGCAACACCAGCAGGCCACACAGTATCCATCGGCGATCTATTCCACCTGATGCAATGATGACGAATGGCGCGAATAAAGCTGCCAGAAATGCTGGCAGGGAAATCATCAGACCCGCGCTTCCGGTGGTGATGTTGAGTGTTCCGGCTATGGATGTCAGCAAGCCCACCGGGAGCATTTCTGTTGTGACAACAGAGAAAGTTGCCAGACCGACAGCAATCACTGCTGTCCAAGAGTTGCGAACAGATTTCATGGTAGAAAATGTAATCATCATTCAGATCCTGGAGAACGCACCCAGCTCAGGTGCGATTATCCTGCTTGTGTAGGGTGAAATGACTTAAAAGTGCCATGAGCAGTACCAGGATTCCGGCACATAAGGCGACGTAAAATCCAATCCGTGGTTCACTGCTATCAACAACCTGACCGGCGATTGCGGCGCCCAGCGCAACGCCCACATTCAGCCCGGCCAGCAGCCAGGTCATGCCCTCTGTTAACTGGCTTTCAGCCACCTGCCGTTCAATGAGCGACATGGCCACGATCATGGTTGGGGCGAAAAAGAGGCCCGCCACCAGGACGGCTGCCGCCAGTGCGGTAAGATTTGTGACCAGTATCAGTGGGATAGTGGTTGTGGCAGTTGCCAGCCCGCCCAACCACAACAGCCGATGGAGCGGGGTTTTCAGTTTGAGTGAGCCATAGATTAATCCGGACAGACATGAACCAACGGCATACGCTGATAAAACCAGGCCGGCGGCTGCCGGGTGCCCCAGTTGTCCTCCGTAGGCGACACTCACGATATCAACCGTGCCGACAATGACGCCCATTGCCACCATCAGCAGCGCCAACAGCCGTACGCTTGCCATATGAATGACCGAACCAGAGCCAATTTTGCAGCAGGAGGGTGCCATAATCGGAGGTTCCGTGCCGCGCTGTATTACCAGTGCAAACACGCCTAAAAACAGCAAAAGTGCCGTGAGCAGTAGACCTGCCTGGGGAAACAACGCGATGGAAAGGCCAATCGAGAGGGGCGGCCCAACAATAAACGTCAGCTCATCGAGCACCGTTTCAAGCGAATAGGCTGTCTGCAAACGCGGCTGGCCCCGGTACAGCACCGTCCAGCGTGCCCGTACCATGGCAGACATACTGGGCATAAACC comes from Yersinia canariae and encodes:
- a CDS encoding Vat family streptogramin A O-acetyltransferase produces the protein MYGPDPSNTHPMKGFPQVCFVKNTVTNPNIIVGDFTYYDDPEGSENFERNVLYHFPFIGDKLIIGKFCAIAKGVQFIMNGANHKLSGFSTFPFYIFGNGWEKSMPQAGDLPYKGDTMIGNDVWIGYKALIMPGVKIGNGAIISSRSVVTSDVPAYAVVGGNPAKVIKKRFADETIATLEKLAWWDWPVEKITQNLTAIMSSDIEALQN
- a CDS encoding MFS transporter produces the protein MITFSTMKSVRNSWTAVIAVGLATFSVVTTEMLPVGLLTSIAGTLNITTGSAGLMISLPAFLAALFAPFVIIASGGIDRRWILCGLLVLLVMANLASALAPNLILMLAARILVGFCMGGIWAIAGGLASRLVPENAIGLATSIIFGGVAAASVLGVPLGAFIGDVIGWRWAFGIMALFSALVLVFHLVVIPALPVTGSANISQFIAQLGNRKIQAGLFLTLLLVTSHFVAFTFVRPLLISVSGFDTQWIGAILFAYGVAGIAGNFLAGTTAARYTTFTLIVIATGLVLTPLLFITTGQSVTGGGGVLIFWGLAYGGLSVGLMTWMMKAAPRAVEIAAALYVGVFNTGIALGSWSGGQIVDMLALTDTLWLACGLATAALLLAVAAGLNRGDT
- a CDS encoding MFS transporter, with translation MANLYRDLFSVPGTGHFAVAGLLARIPLPMAGIGIITLFSRQSGGYALAGAISATFVLTYALLSPRISRYVDRYGQHRVLPAASAISVTGFLILIACSHWNVANWVLFFGAVLAGFMPSMSAMVRARWTVLYRGQPRLQTAYSLETVLDELTFIVGPPLSIGLSIALFPQAGLLLTALLLFLGVFALVIQRGTEPPIMAPSCCKIGSGSVIHMASVRLLALLMVAMGVIVGTVDIVSVAYGGQLGHPAAAGLVLSAYAVGSCLSGLIYGSLKLKTPLHRLLWLGGLATATTTIPLILVTNLTALAAAVLVAGLFFAPTMIVAMSLIERQVAESQLTEGMTWLLAGLNVGVALGAAIAGQVVDSSEPRIGFYVALCAGILVLLMALLSHFTLHKQDNRT